The DNA window AAATTCTGATTAAAAATAGCTTAGAAAAAATAGGTTCTTCTGAAGAGCAGATTCAAGAAGTTCTGGATAAAGTCCATAAGAAAATTGACCAGTATGATATCCCCAGTGATAAAGCCCGCAAATTTGCCCTTAAAAAAATATTTGAAGAATTAGCTAAAAAAGCCCAGGCGGAATTTGGAATATCCGCTGAAATAATTGAAAAAAAAACTGGCTGAGGCCTATGAAAAAACCAATAAAAACGCCTCAGAGCTTACTGATACTTATAATAAACTGATAGATGATAAAATCAGCCAGAATAATGGCAATATCCTGCGTGCAGATGTCAATGCTCTGATACGTGAAGTGATGGAAAATCCCTATATTTATGGCATTCAAAATACGTTAGGTTATGCCTGTCCTCATGGAAAATTAGCCAGTTCTTGTTCTTCTAAAGATAAAGAATTTAATAAAGACAGAGAGTTTTTATTCTCCGATAGTTTCCATCCGACACCATTAGGGCATCAGGTTATTGGCCAGTACATTAGCTCTATTTATATAGCCCCATACCTTGTGATGTCACTGACTCAAGTTAACCGACTCGCGGTTAAAGGTGTTCGAGCTTCCCTTGATGGTCACCTGCAACAACTTCGCAACGGAGGTAATCCACAGGGGAAAATTGGTGTTTTTGGTGGTTATTCAAGCAGTGATAACCATGTCCTTACATTGGGTAGTGATTACCAGCTAACAAATAACCTGTTACTGGGCGCAATATATTCTAACTACCAAGATGAACGTACCTTCGCCTCCGGGTTCACCTATGAGGGGCTTGGTCATGTTGTGACTACTTATGGCTTATGGAATCTCTATAACAATGCGTGGTTAAGTGGCGATCTCCATTATTCACGAATAAATTACGATAGCCTGATCCGTAGTATTCAACTTGGCAAAGCGACCCGCAGAGAATCAGGCTCAACCACAGGTAAACAATGGGGTACTCGCCTTACGGCTGGTTGGGATATTCCTGTCACCAAGGTCATCAGCACCAGTCCGATTATCCAGTACACCTGGGATAAAGGTAATATAAAAGGTTACCGTGAATCCGGTAACAACAGCACCTCCATGCACTTTTCTGATCAGAAATACACCTCCAAAGTAGGCTCTGTCGGCTGGCGTGTAGATACTCAGTTAGGCCGTTTCAACCCGTATGCTTCTGTTCAGTTTAATCACCAGTTCGGAGATACCCATTTCAAACTGCGCAGCGCCATTAATTCCACCAAAACATCGTTTGTTGTGGATAGCGGTAAACAGAGTAAAAACTGGCGTCAATATACAGTGGGTATCAATGCTGAATTTTTTAAAAATTTACATGGGATTGTTTCCGTAACACGCAACGAGGGAAGTGCCCAGGAGCCTGATTACAATTTCAGCCTGGGTATTAATGCAAGCTTTTAACGATAGTTGTATGTATACCTTTTGCCTTTCAAGTTGCAGCCAGCAAGACTGCAACTTGAAATCTATTGGGTGTATGATAAAAATCTACAGTGCAGAGAGCTGATTCGATTGATCATCTATATTATAAATCGAGTCAGTTAAAAAGTGAGGTATTCGTTTCATATTATGTGTTTGTTATATCGTGTGTTACGTCAAAATCGGCAACATCTAAAAAAAATAACGTAATAAGAATTATGAATGTTTATGTTGTTTTTTACGGCGATAACGCTCATCATAATTCTTCAACCACCAATACTTATCGCTGACCTGCTCCCGTCCCCCGAGACTGGCTCCCCCTAGCCAAATCAATGCACCAACAAATAACCCCATTAGTGCGATTCCTGCCAAAAATTCAGATTCACTAAAACTGAATATGTGGCTGAGCAAGACATAGGCTAAACTGATAAGCATTGCTATCATGCCTAATCCCATAAAAATATTACCCAGAATAAAGGCTTTTTTACGTTTCATAACCAACCTCCAATACTTTTTGTGAACGTAGTTTGTGAACGCAATTTGTCAACAAACGAACTCAAAAGCACGAAAGCAGATACCTCCTTTTAGACATTATAGCCATAATATCTGAAAGGTTATTGCGCTGGCGATCACAAGCTGTACGATTTTCAACTTATTTTCCCTTTATTATCTAATATCATAATGAGTTTTGTACTCAAGCCTTCCGGCAGGTAAACTAAGCCTCTTTTTTTAATACCTTAATGCCAATAAGCGAAATCAAACTGTGAGTAACATAAAATTAATCGTTGGTCTGGCAAACCCCGGGGCTGAATATGCACAGACCCGACATAATGCAGGAGCATGGTTTGTCGATTTATTAGCACAACGTCATAATCAACCCTTAAAAGAAGAGAGTAAATTTTTTGGTTATACCGCTCGTATCTATATGAATGGGCAAGATGTCCGTCTGCTTGTGCCAACGACATTCATGAACCTCAGTGGCAAATCTGTTCTTGCTTTGAGCGGGTTCTACCGCATCCAGCCAGATGAAATTCTGGTTGCACACGATGAGCTTGATCTTCCCCCCGGTGTCGCAAAAATGAAGCTAGGTGGCAGCAATGGCGGGCATAACGGCCTGAAAGATATCCAGAGCAAATTTGGCAACAATCCTAATTTTCATCGTCTGCGTATTGGCATCGGCCATCCGGGTGATAAAAACAAAGTGGTGGGATTTGTTCTCGGCAAGCCCCCCGCCAATGAACAGAAACTGATTGATGATGCTATTGCTGAAGCTCTCAACTGCACTGACATTCTTATGAAAGATGGTATGAATAAAGCCATTAACCGCCTGCACGCTTTTAAAGCCAGCGCTTAACAGGCCCGCTGGGAGTAGTGCGTGGCGCGTCAGACTATTGCGTGTATAATAACGCCAATTTTTTATAACTCACCGACAGACTATTTTCTGTCGGTTTATACGTGATCAAAGGTGATAAATCTATGGGATTCAAATGCGGTATCGTTGGCCTGCCTAACGTTGGGAAATCTACATTATTTAATGCGCTGACCAAAGCAGGTATCGAAGCAGCAAACTTCCCTTTCTGCACTATCGAGCCAAACACTGGTGTTGTACCAATGCCGGATCCACGTCTCGACCAGCTGGCTGAAATCGTAAAACCACAACGCATCCTCCCAACCACAATGGAATTCGTAGATATTGCTGGTCTGGTAAAAGGTGCTTCAAAAGGCGAAGGTCTGGGTAACCAGTTCCTGACTAACATTCGCGAAACGGAAGCGATCGGTCATGTTGTACGCTGCTTCGATAACGACAATATCGTTCACGTTTCCGGTCAGGTTGATCCCGCTGCTGATATTGAAGTCATCAACACCGAGCTGGCATTGTCAGATCTGGATACTTGCGAACGTGCTATCCAGCGCGTTCAGAAGAAAGCTAAAGGTGGTGATAAAGATGCTAAAGCTGAATTAGAAGTGCTGGAGAAGTGTCTTCCTCATCTTGAGCAAGCGGGTATGTTACGCTCTTTAAATCTGAGCGTGGAAGAAAAAGCGGTAATTCGCTATCTGAGTTTCCTGACCTTGAAACCAACTATGTACATTGCCAACGTTAATGAAGATGGTTTTGAAAACAACCCGCATCTTGATACCGTTCGCGCTATTGCAGAACAAGAAGGCTCTGTGGTTGTTCCGGTTTGCGCAGCTATTGAAGCGGATATCGCAGAACTGGAAGATGCAGACCGTGAAGAATTCATGGCAGAGCTGGGGCTGGAAGAACCTGGTTTGAACCGCGTTATTCGTGCCGGATATCAGTTGCTGAACCTGCAAACCTATTTCACAGCAGGGGTAAAAGAAGTGCGTGCATGGACAATCCCGGTCGGTGCAACGGCTCCACAGGCTGCGGGTAAAATCCACACTGACTTTGAAAAAGGCTTTATCCGCGCCCAAACGATTTCCTTTGAAGATTTTATCACTTACAAAGGTGAACAAGGCGCAAAAGAAGCAGGC is part of the Xenorhabdus cabanillasii genome and encodes:
- a CDS encoding autotransporter outer membrane beta-barrel domain-containing protein, with the translated sequence MKKKLAEAYEKTNKNASELTDTYNKLIDDKISQNNGNILRADVNALIREVMENPYIYGIQNTLGYACPHGKLASSCSSKDKEFNKDREFLFSDSFHPTPLGHQVIGQYISSIYIAPYLVMSLTQVNRLAVKGVRASLDGHLQQLRNGGNPQGKIGVFGGYSSSDNHVLTLGSDYQLTNNLLLGAIYSNYQDERTFASGFTYEGLGHVVTTYGLWNLYNNAWLSGDLHYSRINYDSLIRSIQLGKATRRESGSTTGKQWGTRLTAGWDIPVTKVISTSPIIQYTWDKGNIKGYRESGNNSTSMHFSDQKYTSKVGSVGWRVDTQLGRFNPYASVQFNHQFGDTHFKLRSAINSTKTSFVVDSGKQSKNWRQYTVGINAEFFKNLHGIVSVTRNEGSAQEPDYNFSLGINASF
- the ychH gene encoding stress-induced protein YchH, with protein sequence MKRKKAFILGNIFMGLGMIAMLISLAYVLLSHIFSFSESEFLAGIALMGLFVGALIWLGGASLGGREQVSDKYWWLKNYDERYRRKKQHKHS
- the pth gene encoding aminoacyl-tRNA hydrolase; the encoded protein is MSNIKLIVGLANPGAEYAQTRHNAGAWFVDLLAQRHNQPLKEESKFFGYTARIYMNGQDVRLLVPTTFMNLSGKSVLALSGFYRIQPDEILVAHDELDLPPGVAKMKLGGSNGGHNGLKDIQSKFGNNPNFHRLRIGIGHPGDKNKVVGFVLGKPPANEQKLIDDAIAEALNCTDILMKDGMNKAINRLHAFKASA
- the ychF gene encoding redox-regulated ATPase YchF; this translates as MGFKCGIVGLPNVGKSTLFNALTKAGIEAANFPFCTIEPNTGVVPMPDPRLDQLAEIVKPQRILPTTMEFVDIAGLVKGASKGEGLGNQFLTNIRETEAIGHVVRCFDNDNIVHVSGQVDPAADIEVINTELALSDLDTCERAIQRVQKKAKGGDKDAKAELEVLEKCLPHLEQAGMLRSLNLSVEEKAVIRYLSFLTLKPTMYIANVNEDGFENNPHLDTVRAIAEQEGSVVVPVCAAIEADIAELEDADREEFMAELGLEEPGLNRVIRAGYQLLNLQTYFTAGVKEVRAWTIPVGATAPQAAGKIHTDFEKGFIRAQTISFEDFITYKGEQGAKEAGKMRAEGKDYIVKDGDVMNFLFNV